Proteins encoded together in one Dechloromonas sp. HYN0024 window:
- the tig gene encoding trigger factor encodes MEATTAQANELERRIDLSIAIADVEKVMEQRLKRMGKNMKIPGFRPGKVPFNIVKQQHGDQARHEVLSEELDRVFGETVTEKKMRVAGYPRIEPKATESTTHIEFSAIFEVYPEFTPGDLSTAEIERPVLEVSPAEVDKTLDILRKQRVSYADTDRAAAKEDRVVIDFLGKKDGVPFQGGEAKDYPFVLGQGMMLPDFENAVEGAKAGESKTFDLNFPADYHAKDLAGQTVQFEITVKQVQAAVLPELDAEFASSMGIADGDVTKMRAEIEANLKREVKRRIEGKLKDQVMEALIKANPISIPTSLVDMEIQRLMQAARQDMEQRGMKVKDMPIQPEWFADQAKRRVTLGLILAEVVKTEKLQATPEQVRAMVEESAQSYEHPEEVIRWYYAQPQRLQEVEGVAIENNVVAWVLGKAKVSDKAAVFDELMGQKQ; translated from the coding sequence ATGGAAGCAACTACTGCACAAGCTAACGAACTTGAACGCCGCATCGACCTCTCCATCGCCATTGCCGATGTCGAGAAGGTCATGGAACAGCGCCTGAAGCGCATGGGCAAGAACATGAAGATCCCCGGCTTCCGCCCGGGCAAGGTGCCGTTCAACATCGTCAAGCAACAGCATGGCGACCAGGCTCGTCACGAAGTGCTCTCCGAAGAACTCGACCGCGTCTTCGGCGAAACCGTTACCGAAAAGAAAATGCGCGTTGCCGGTTACCCGCGCATCGAGCCGAAGGCCACCGAAAGCACCACGCACATCGAGTTCTCGGCCATTTTCGAGGTTTATCCGGAATTCACCCCGGGCGATCTGTCGACCGCCGAAATCGAGCGTCCGGTTCTCGAAGTCAGCCCGGCTGAAGTCGACAAGACCCTCGACATCCTGCGCAAGCAGCGTGTTTCGTATGCGGACACCGACCGTGCCGCCGCCAAGGAAGACCGCGTTGTTATCGACTTCCTCGGCAAGAAGGATGGCGTACCGTTCCAGGGTGGCGAAGCCAAGGATTACCCCTTCGTCCTCGGTCAGGGCATGATGCTGCCTGATTTCGAAAATGCCGTTGAAGGCGCCAAGGCTGGCGAATCGAAAACCTTCGACCTGAACTTCCCGGCTGATTACCACGCCAAGGATCTGGCTGGCCAGACGGTCCAGTTCGAGATCACCGTCAAGCAGGTACAAGCTGCCGTGCTGCCGGAACTCGACGCCGAATTCGCTTCCAGCATGGGCATCGCCGATGGCGACGTGACCAAGATGCGGGCCGAGATCGAAGCCAACCTGAAGCGTGAAGTCAAGCGCCGTATCGAAGGCAAGCTCAAGGACCAGGTCATGGAAGCTCTGATCAAGGCCAACCCGATTTCCATCCCGACCTCGCTGGTTGACATGGAAATCCAGCGCCTCATGCAAGCTGCCCGCCAGGACATGGAACAGCGTGGCATGAAGGTCAAGGACATGCCGATCCAGCCGGAATGGTTTGCCGACCAGGCCAAGCGTCGCGTCACCCTTGGCCTGATCCTTGCTGAGGTGGTCAAGACGGAAAAGCTTCAGGCAACGCCGGAACAAGTTCGCGCCATGGTCGAAGAATCGGCCCAGAGCTACGAGCACCCGGAAGAAGTCATCCGCTGGTACTACGCTCAACCGCAGCGCCTGCAGGAAGTCGAAGGCGTCGCCATCGAGAACAACGTCGTTGCCTGGGTACTGGGCAAGGCCAAGGTCTCCGACAAGGCGGCTGTTTTTGATGAACTGATGGGTCAGAAGCAGTAA
- a CDS encoding DUF3419 family protein, producing MNAPLSPEIAGLISNLTLKDRIDQKIFDALYARSLVYNTCWEDPAVDLQALHIGPEDTVLVITSAGCNALDYALQGPQKIHAVDANPRQNALLELKIAGIRKLDFDDFFAFFGEGIHPDAHTLYHQHLRTELSEFAKDYWDRRINWFNSRQGSFYFHGLAGFVARGFRTYFKLRPQLARPLAKLFAAKSLGSQRKIYDRFISRELWTPVINWVLNRQLTMSLLGVPHPQRRLVQSQHPGGVSGFIREAIEYVFRHLPVQDNYFWRVYLTGSYTRDCCPSYLKEEGFNALKGGLVDCIETHTCTVTEYLDAGNEPISRFVLLDHMDWMSCYYPEALIEEWDAILKRAAPSARILFRSAHANPPFLDWLRVGPERSRLRDVAEFEMELAARLQQEDRVHTYAGFTIAQLKTHGHS from the coding sequence ATGAATGCACCACTAAGTCCGGAAATCGCCGGCCTCATAAGTAATCTGACCCTGAAAGATCGGATTGACCAGAAAATATTCGATGCTTTGTACGCTCGATCCCTGGTCTACAACACCTGCTGGGAAGATCCAGCTGTAGACCTTCAGGCACTCCACATCGGCCCCGAAGATACTGTATTGGTCATAACAAGTGCCGGTTGCAACGCGCTTGACTATGCCTTGCAAGGACCGCAAAAAATTCATGCCGTTGATGCGAATCCTCGCCAAAATGCACTGCTTGAACTAAAGATTGCCGGAATCAGAAAGCTTGATTTCGATGATTTTTTTGCCTTCTTTGGCGAAGGTATTCACCCTGATGCGCACACTCTCTACCACCAACATCTGCGCACCGAGCTTTCTGAGTTCGCCAAAGATTACTGGGATCGACGCATCAACTGGTTCAATAGCCGACAAGGTAGCTTTTATTTTCATGGTTTGGCTGGGTTTGTTGCCCGTGGGTTTCGCACATATTTCAAATTGCGCCCCCAGCTGGCTCGTCCGCTCGCCAAATTATTCGCTGCAAAAAGCCTGGGTTCCCAGCGCAAGATCTACGACAGGTTCATATCCCGCGAACTATGGACGCCCGTCATCAACTGGGTACTAAACCGCCAATTGACCATGAGCCTGCTCGGCGTCCCACATCCCCAGCGACGCCTTGTTCAAAGCCAACATCCCGGCGGAGTATCGGGGTTCATTCGCGAAGCGATCGAATATGTCTTTCGCCATTTGCCGGTCCAAGACAACTATTTTTGGCGTGTCTACCTGACCGGTAGCTACACCCGGGACTGCTGCCCAAGCTACCTAAAGGAAGAAGGATTCAACGCGCTCAAAGGTGGACTGGTTGACTGCATCGAAACCCACACCTGTACGGTGACCGAATATCTTGATGCGGGTAATGAGCCCATCAGTCGCTTTGTACTCCTTGATCACATGGACTGGATGAGTTGCTATTACCCCGAAGCACTGATCGAGGAGTGGGATGCAATACTGAAACGCGCTGCGCCATCTGCCCGCATTCTGTTTCGCAGCGCCCATGCCAATCCGCCCTTTCTTGACTGGCTCCGCGTCGGACCAGAACGCAGCCGCCTAAGGGATGTAGCCGAGTTTGAGATGGAACTGGCTGCACGCCTCCAACAGGAAGATCGCGTTCACACCTACGCCGGTTTCACCATAGCCCAATTGAAAACTCATGGCCATTCCTGA
- a CDS encoding class I SAM-dependent methyltransferase encodes MAIPEISADARTLWSLLRGQPRNGSHADNLEAFYAPQAERYDAFRARLLQGRAELIEQLDLRPGYRVVELGCGTGSSLQMMGNTIHSIQRFDMIDLCPALLGEARKRSAGYRTVNIVEGDATTWQPEGAVDIVFMSYSLTMMPQWRNVVANAYSMLAPGGKFGIVDFHLPNAGSRLGNAFWQQWFAHDGVHLSEKHLPLLRSTFNECATTECRAKIPYLPGLRAPYYRFIGKRGA; translated from the coding sequence ATGGCCATTCCTGAGATTTCTGCCGACGCCCGAACCCTTTGGAGCCTGTTGCGCGGACAGCCGAGAAACGGCTCTCATGCCGACAACCTTGAAGCCTTCTATGCGCCGCAAGCAGAGCGCTACGACGCGTTTCGCGCCCGCCTCCTGCAAGGCCGTGCCGAGCTGATAGAGCAACTCGATCTACGTCCCGGATATCGCGTCGTTGAACTTGGATGTGGCACCGGCAGCAGCCTGCAAATGATGGGGAATACTATTCACTCGATTCAGCGTTTCGACATGATCGACCTGTGCCCCGCCTTGCTGGGCGAGGCCAGAAAACGAAGTGCAGGCTACCGGACAGTCAATATAGTCGAAGGCGACGCAACAACCTGGCAACCTGAAGGCGCTGTCGACATCGTTTTCATGTCGTATTCGCTGACCATGATGCCGCAGTGGCGCAACGTAGTTGCCAATGCGTATTCCATGCTTGCTCCCGGGGGGAAATTCGGCATTGTCGATTTTCATCTCCCGAATGCGGGAAGCCGGCTTGGCAATGCCTTCTGGCAACAATGGTTCGCGCATGATGGCGTGCACCTGTCAGAAAAGCATTTGCCACTACTGCGCAGCACATTCAATGAATGCGCCACCACGGAATGCCGGGCAAAAATCCCTTATCTACCAGGTCTTCGTGCACCGTATTACCGCTTTATAGGCAAGCGGGGAGCCTAG
- a CDS encoding hemolysin family protein, whose translation MEIWILIVLIFACGVLAMAEMAVGASRNSHLAMRVERGSAAAAAVLGFRQHASRLLATTQLGITALAMLSGIYGEALWVPRLQDWLVAFQPMGQAAAYALAISIVVTIITFFSIVFGEVIPKRLALSHPEVIAEALAGLITFLLRLAHPLVFIVSKTSDWILGFFPNKGSADATATDEIRFLIEAGRKQGNLDQTESEILGNVFRLDNRRVAGIMTPAADIVCLDLSVSREENLKMLQERAVSRFLLCKGGIRNALGFVESRELLRVLLNGKDLDFGKLSPSPPHYVPGTLSLIGLLEFFKANQTQTALVANEFGATEGLVTLSDLMGTVVGDVLSGAAESPLAIQRGDGSWLLDGLLAIDEMKEVLGIKVLPDEDLGNFHTVGGFVIVHLGRIPKKTESFNWSGWHFEIMDMEKNRVDEVLATPIGISEKS comes from the coding sequence ATGGAAATTTGGATTTTGATTGTTCTCATTTTTGCTTGTGGTGTCTTGGCAATGGCTGAGATGGCTGTTGGTGCAAGCCGAAATTCCCATCTGGCGATGCGCGTAGAGCGAGGTTCCGCTGCCGCTGCAGCCGTTCTTGGATTTCGCCAGCATGCCAGCAGACTTCTAGCAACCACCCAACTTGGAATTACTGCCTTGGCAATGCTGTCCGGAATCTATGGAGAAGCATTATGGGTTCCTCGTTTGCAGGACTGGCTTGTTGCCTTCCAGCCTATGGGGCAAGCTGCGGCCTATGCGCTGGCGATATCCATTGTTGTTACGATCATCACCTTTTTCTCCATTGTGTTTGGTGAGGTCATCCCCAAACGCCTCGCGCTTTCACACCCGGAGGTGATCGCAGAAGCATTGGCGGGTCTCATTACCTTTCTTCTTCGACTGGCTCATCCGCTGGTTTTCATCGTTTCGAAAACGTCCGATTGGATTCTCGGTTTTTTCCCCAACAAAGGGTCGGCGGATGCAACTGCTACCGATGAAATTCGCTTTCTTATCGAGGCTGGGCGTAAACAGGGAAACCTTGATCAGACCGAGAGTGAAATTCTCGGCAATGTCTTTCGGCTCGACAATCGTCGAGTCGCAGGAATCATGACGCCGGCAGCCGATATAGTCTGTCTCGACCTCAGTGTTTCCCGCGAAGAGAACCTGAAGATGCTTCAGGAGCGCGCGGTATCGCGCTTCCTTCTCTGCAAGGGAGGAATTCGCAATGCCTTGGGCTTCGTGGAAAGCAGAGAGTTGCTCAGAGTGCTGTTGAATGGGAAGGACTTGGATTTCGGCAAGCTTTCGCCAAGCCCTCCGCACTATGTGCCGGGGACGCTGTCCCTGATTGGCCTCCTCGAGTTTTTCAAGGCTAACCAAACACAGACCGCTTTGGTCGCGAACGAATTTGGCGCTACAGAGGGGCTGGTTACCTTGTCGGACCTGATGGGCACCGTAGTCGGAGATGTGCTGTCGGGAGCGGCAGAATCACCACTTGCTATTCAGCGTGGGGATGGCAGTTGGCTGCTTGATGGATTACTTGCCATTGACGAAATGAAAGAGGTGCTTGGTATCAAGGTGCTTCCCGACGAGGATCTCGGTAATTTCCATACGGTCGGTGGCTTTGTTATCGTTCATCTTGGCCGGATTCCGAAAAAAACCGAATCATTCAATTGGAGCGGCTGGCATTTCGAAATCATGGACATGGAAAAAAATCGAGTCGATGAAGTGCTGGCAACGCCGATCGGGATTTCAGAAAAATCCTAA
- a CDS encoding Crp/Fnr family transcriptional regulator: MIPIEIFSHNTTKITIQAGQPLFREGDLGNQMYVLETGNAEVFVQNQRVETLGHGSIVGEMGLVSPGPHSASVIAKTDCEFVAIDEKRFQFLVQQTPYFAIQVMRLMAERLRATNKLLVAPV; encoded by the coding sequence ATGATCCCCATTGAAATCTTTTCTCACAACACCACAAAAATCACGATTCAGGCAGGACAGCCACTCTTTCGAGAGGGCGATCTTGGGAATCAGATGTACGTCCTTGAAACCGGGAACGCTGAGGTTTTTGTTCAGAATCAGCGCGTCGAAACGCTTGGACATGGCAGCATCGTGGGCGAGATGGGCTTGGTATCGCCAGGGCCACATTCTGCGAGCGTGATTGCCAAGACGGATTGTGAGTTTGTCGCCATCGATGAAAAACGGTTCCAGTTTCTGGTCCAACAAACGCCCTATTTTGCCATTCAGGTTATGCGCCTGATGGCGGAGCGACTTCGGGCAACTAACAAGTTGCTGGTGGCACCGGTCTGA
- a CDS encoding ParA family protein, which produces MRKFMVANPKGGCGKSTLAIHMASWFAQHDEIVYLGDLDRQQSSRHWLDARPSNLAPIRHWEISEDEVLLPPKNCNFAILDTPAGLHGKRLKEALNSVDKVVVPVSSSRFDMLATREFFEELAATKAVRKERVDIGIVGMRVDVRTHAYGQLLEFLKEFDLPVVTCIAQSQRYLQAADTGVTLFDKDANSVAIDTQWRPLLNWLIRRH; this is translated from the coding sequence ATGCGCAAATTTATGGTGGCCAACCCCAAAGGAGGGTGTGGCAAATCGACCCTGGCAATTCATATGGCAAGCTGGTTTGCTCAGCATGATGAGATTGTTTATTTGGGCGACCTTGACCGGCAGCAATCAAGCCGGCATTGGCTGGACGCCCGGCCCAGTAATCTGGCGCCTATTCGCCACTGGGAAATTTCCGAAGATGAAGTCCTGCTGCCACCCAAAAACTGCAACTTCGCCATTCTCGATACACCAGCCGGATTGCACGGGAAGCGGTTGAAAGAGGCATTGAATTCGGTAGACAAGGTCGTCGTTCCTGTTTCCTCTTCTCGTTTCGATATGCTGGCCACCCGCGAGTTCTTTGAGGAACTGGCTGCAACCAAAGCTGTGCGCAAGGAACGAGTAGATATTGGCATCGTCGGCATGCGCGTCGATGTGCGTACCCATGCTTACGGCCAACTGCTGGAATTCCTGAAAGAGTTTGATCTGCCAGTCGTTACATGCATCGCACAGTCTCAACGCTACCTGCAGGCGGCCGATACTGGGGTGACGCTTTTTGACAAAGATGCTAATTCCGTGGCCATAGACACCCAATGGCGTCCGTTGTTGAATTGGCTGATTAGGCGCCACTGA